From Delphinus delphis chromosome X, mDelDel1.2, whole genome shotgun sequence, a single genomic window includes:
- the LOC132418228 gene encoding melanoma-associated antigen B16-like produces the protein MSQGQEIPHCTQEQHHALSEPQGLEAAQVSRALEETSPSSFHTLKLAYLNEALAAGAPSTPHTPQSAYSCYTVITTISSSKSDEVSSSQERETGSTSSKSLSETENLPTDPLDEKVIFLVQFLGQKYQMRDLITKADMIDDVIREYKDDFLEILRRASECIGLVFGIDVKQVDPTSHSYALINKLSLTYDLRLSGDEGMPKTGLLIIILGVIFMKGNRATEEEIWKGLNMMDLYSGRKHFIFGEPRKLITKDLVEEQYLEYCQVPNSNPPHYEFLWGPRAHAEASKMKLLEFLTKIHEYDPTCFPSQFEEALRDEGEREPELELQPGLAMLPWPGHFPVPYPVAPPSPSVV, from the exons ATGTCTCAGGGTCAAGAGATTCCACATTGCACGCAGGAACAGCACCATGCCCTCAGTGAACCCCAGGGCCTGGAGGCTGCACAGGTCTCCAGGGCGCTGGAGGagacctctccctcctccttccataCTCTAAAGCTTGCCTATTTGAATGAGGCTCTGGCTGCTGGGGCACCCAGTACTCCCCACACTCCTCAGAGTGCCTACTCATGTTACACTGTCATTACAACCATCTCATCAAGCAAATCAGATGAGGTCTCCAGCAGCCAGGAAAGGGAGACTGGGTCAACTTCTTCCAAGTCTCTGTCAGAAACTGAGAACTTGCCCACAGACCCTCTAGATGAGAAGGTGATTTTTTTGGTGCAGTTCCTGGGGCAAAAGTATCAAATGAGAGATCTGATCACAAAGGCAGACATGATTGATGATGTTATCAGAGAGTACAAGGATGACTTCCTTGAGATCCTCAGGAGAGCCTCTGAGTGCATAGGGCTGGTCTTTGGTATTGATGTGAAGCAAGTGGATCCCACCAGCCACAGCTATGCCCTCATCAACAAACTAAGCCTCACCTATGATCTGAG GCTCAGTGGTGACGAGGGCATGCCCAAGACCGGCCTCCTGATAATTATCCTAGGTGTGATTTTCATGAAGGGCAATCGTGCCACTGAGGAGGAGATCTGGAAAGGGTTGAATATGATGGACTTATATTCTGGGAGGAAGCATTTTATCTTTGGGGAGCCCAGGAAGCTTATCACCAAAGATTTAGTGGAAGAACAGTACCTGGAGTACTGCCAGGTACCCAATAGCAATCCTCCACACTATGAATTCCTGTGGGGTCCAAGAGCCCATGCTGAAGCCAGCAAAATGAAATTGCTAGAGTTTTTGACCAAGATCCATGAATATGACCCTACTTGCTTCCCATCCCAGTTTGAGGAGGCTTTGAgagatgaaggagagagagagcctGAGCTAGAGTTGCAACCAGGGCTGGCAATGCTGCCATGGCCAGGGCACTTTCCAGTGCCATATCCAGTAGCTCCTCCCAGCCCTAGTGTGGTCTGA